The genome window attatttcaatctaAATTGCTAATtctaatgaagaagaaaaaagtgtttaCCTTCTATTACTTTATAACTTTAACTTTTTTCCTATACTAACAACCTTAGTttcaataacaattaaaaattatcttattattattattaattttatgtactatttcatttcttcctaCTTTCATTAATTATCAgtttagtttttctcttctttcatgcATTTGATCATACTATAAAAAGGTTTCCTAAATCTTGTCTTTATTCATTTTAGAATATTCTGATGGATAATCaacagcaatatataaaaaccttcctttttccatttttgcagTTGTATACTTATATGGCTTGACCCATAGTTTATTCAACCACCTTCATACTACACTTTATATAGTCtgttgttattataaataaagcttaaaCATctgttgtttgttattttttcctactATACCTTTGGGATAGATTCCTGGAACTGTGAAAGCTTTGAAAGGAGATAAACGCATATGTAATGACACTAGTACTTCTAATCTCCTACAGTCAGTGTTGTAACTTGTTACATTACTGCtccaaatgtataaaaatgcttGTTTCCCCACAGATTCACTTACAAAATGTGTTATTTAACTTGTAGATTTCTGCCACTCTGGTAAGTGAGAAATGATAATTCAAGGAAGTTTTCATTAGTATTGCTAATATTATCACTTTGCAAAAATCTCGGTGGGCTTTAAGCCTATTTGTATTCATTTTACTATAGTGTAAAATTATCTCCtatgtatatttttccataaGACTATCATTTTCACCTCTACTAATTGTGACATAAGTAGTGACTGTCCCTCAaattttcatttgttgttttattttcttttctgttatttttgtaaagaaGTGTTTTATACTCATGCAACCTTAACTTTAAACCTGCTTTTAGAATACTGCTCTGCTGTATGAAAAAAGATAgatgcataattttatttttttcctatttgtccCAGTATGACACTGTTTTAATAATAGAAACTTtacaagttattttaaattctgtatgGTTAGTTTCCTACTCGATTTTTGCTTTAATTACTAGGGTGTTTGTTACcatatatttgtgtttgtttagtcatttatataaacattaacaaAGAAGTTTTGAAATCTGTTTCTTCGGTATCTACATTCCACCTGTATGAATTAGACTAGACAACACTTGCAGAGATTCAGAGGCCTAATAATACTGGGAATCCAAGTTTTGAGTAATGATGTAAAAGCGCAATCTAGGAATATGAAATCACTCCATTGATTGTTCTTTCTgaagaacaaaattaatttttaagaccTCTCATATTGATTTCCTCAGTACTGTAGAGAAAAGGCACTGGATTTGGAATGAAAAGAGTTATTTCTGTCTTAAATCAGTCATTTCAGTCATTTCTAGACCATCTCTTCCAAAGTCTCTGCCATCATCTGTGTAGCAGATATACCTATACCTGTCTTCCTGTCCTATGTACTTCTTAAAATAAACTGTTTCAAGTGCAAGACTTTCTAGTCATAGAAATCACAAAATCTAAGGGATGAAGATGTCAGAAAAATGTATTCCCCTTTCATCACACAGCATATCCACCTGTATCTGCCAACAGAGACACGGTCCTTCAATGacacacaacaaaaataaatttaaaggcaAGGTATTCATTTATACACACATTAAATCAGAAAATACTGTTCAGCGGTGAGTTCACATCACTCTGTTAGTTACTTTATTCTTCGCATTGAATAATCTCTTGGGCTTTGCAGTATTTTCATGTTCGTTTttagaaaagtaggaaaaaaatgatgCTTTATGAATCAAAACCCTATGGAATTTATCTCAGAATTGTCTTCCTTAACAACTTCATGGGATTTAAATTTAACAATTCATGTATCACAATCATTAATGAAAATCTCAAACAAATATATCTATAAGTCTTAGGAACATTTTAGAGTATGTCCCAGTTGTTCATGACGACTGAAAACATCATCTGAGATCACTTGAATGAAATGGGACTTTTTTGTACATTACTTTCCTTATGGCATCCTTCACTTCTTtattcctcaggctgtagatcaGAGGGTTCAGCATGGGATTGACGACTGTGTAAAACACAGAGGCCACTTTGACTGTGTGTCTGGAGTTTTTGGAGTTGGGCACACAGTAGAGGAAGAGGACGGTCCCGTGGAAGATGGTGATGGCGGttaggtgggaggcacaggtggagaaggctttgcgGCGCCCACTGGCTGAGCGCATCTTGAGGATGGTGACAACAATGGACACATAAGACGTGAGGATGATGAGCAGTGTGCTTATCTCATTAAAGgtggcaaaaatgaaaagaagcaacTGGTTGATAAAAGTGTCAGAGCAAGAGAGGGACAGCAGTGAGGAGGACTCACAGAAAAAGTGATTGATTGTGttgaagccatgaaaagataattttaaaacatagcaCGTGAGTGTCAAAGAACATGCCACTCCCCACGCATAGGATCCCACCACCAGCATGGCACAGCGTTTCTGGGACATGGCAACTGTGTAGAGCAGAGGGTTACAAACGGCCACAAAGCGGTCATATGCCATCACAGCTAACAACAGAGATTCAGCCCCCACAAAGgtacaaatgaaaaagaattgtACTGCACATCCTGAAAATGAGATGGTTCTGTCTTTTACTATTAGGTTCAGGAGAGTCTTGGGGGCAACAGTAGAGGAATAGCAGAAATCCACAAACGCGAGGTGgctgaggaaaaagtacatgggggtgtgcagTTTGGGGTTAGTTTTGATGATTATGATCATCCCAAGATTTCCTACAACAGTGACACTGTAGATGGCCAGAAAAATCAAGAAGAGAGGGACTTGGAGTTGGGGGGAATCTGAGAAGCCCGAGAGCATAAATGTGGCTCCGCTTCTATTTCTGTCTGAGAGTGACATGGTTTCTCTTTATCCAAATCTGAAAGTTggtccagaaaacaaaaacattaggGAAAGTGACTTAATAGTAAGTTTGCTTGACCACCCTCACCAAGCCTAGATGATGAAGCACAGTATTGCTCAGATTCTCGGTGcttattttccaaaatgtctaATGTTTTGAAACCTCATaactatattttaaacttttccaCGAAAAAAATACAACTACTGAGTAAAGTTTTAAGTTCTCCAATACAggttttaatgcatttaaaaatatagtaaaacaaGGTTAAATCATTAATGGTTATTTTAAATCCAATCTTCACAGAATATTTGTGGCTTTCCTTAATATTGATAAGTTCATAGAAAATAAGCCTACCATAAGATGACAGTTATATCAGGCCCGTAATCAGTAATAAAATcagatatttctaaatatattgatttttacatCATATGTTCCCAGGGTGACTTTTAATATCAACAGACCTaacactgaatgtttgtgtctctatTGCTAACTCCTTATAGCACCTTACAGTATCATTGTTTGTCCATCTTACCCAGTAAATATGATATAAAAgtacattataatttattttttttcagacagtATGCTTCTCCAATGAGAATGTTCCTTACTCAGTGCTTGAggagtaataaaattaaaatagtttataaatataaTCTAGTTACTTCCTTATTCCATAGTTAATAAGAATAGAAACCAGGGAAACATTGACTTTTCCAATGGCAAGCAGACAAATACCAATATGCACATCTATGAGTAGAGCTCTGATTTTCATAGTGCTGGCCAAGCATCTATTCCTCTACACCAAACCCTGAATTTTATTAGTTATTATACTTCCAATTACTGAGCAAAATAATCACCCTACATCTGTGAGATATGTTCCAATGACAGGGTTTGTGccataaaaatatactaaaaagcagcATCAACATGAAACCCATGAGAGCAGGATTTAGGACATTTTTCTTACCCTGGAATAACTACCTGTAGTAAAGACTCTGGTATAGAAACATCCTTTGCCTatgtccctctcttcctctcttcctcttccttcaggACACCTAGGACATTTAGTCTGTCCCTGTGTTATGTGAGAAGCAGAAGGATTAAAAACTTGAGATAGTAATGCACTATGAAGATATTTCACGAGAAAACACTAATACAAAGAATCATGTTACTCTAATTGGTGCCTAATACCTCTCAGATTCTATCGTTCCTGGTATCTAGTTCTCTATCAATTCTGGCAAAGTTATCTCTGATCACACAACCAAAGAAATAGTTTCCGGATGGCCCATCAGTAAAGATGTCAGATCACATGGAACGGCCATCCCTGTTTCTGTACTCATGAAATTGAGTGTTAGAGACAGACCCCCCCAAAAATTCATCACatagccagacattttaactactgaattattttcttaatgctatatttacttttctaatgcatttaaaattttattttaaagaaattttatatttattgtagtgGATCTTGTATCCCatatgttattatttcattgctgGTAAAGGTCTCTATATTTTTGAATCCAGTAGGTGTGATAGCTAAAACCTGTTCTGtcgtttctttgtttattctttacAGTTTGGGTGTTTTAATGTTCTCAGGGATCACAGGTGTTTCCTGTTTTATGATCTTAACTAAAGCTGgtctcttttaattatttaattttttttactacaaAGTCTATTGAAtccttgtttatttcattttacaaagtAACTCTGTATTCTATCTTGACTACTCCTCCAACAATCAACAGAAGCAAGACAATACCCTTCTCTCAAATCCTCAGAGCTCATCTATTCCCCCACCTCAGGTACCTGTTTTCCAAAGACTGTTGTTGAGATGTTTAGCTGAGCCAGGCCGTCTAATAAAAAGTTCTCAGAAAGTGCACTTTCTGCTCCTTACACACTCACGTATATTTCTCAAGAACTATCTCTAAAAGGTAAGTTTCCTTCCTCCCAAGTTGTTCTCTAGGAGGAAATTAATATCAATCTGTCTTTAGAATCTTAACACAAACCTGCTGATGGAAAATGTAGAACTTCTCCTGTTTGGGAGTGATGCATGTGTTCTCATATCTATAGTTACAACCTTGCAGACATGAACCCTAGAGACTA of Cynocephalus volans isolate mCynVol1 chromosome 4, mCynVol1.pri, whole genome shotgun sequence contains these proteins:
- the LOC134376531 gene encoding olfactory receptor 5D18-like yields the protein MSLSDRNRSGATFMLSGFSDSPQLQVPLFLIFLAIYSVTVVGNLGMIIIIKTNPKLHTPMYFFLSHLAFVDFCYSSTVAPKTLLNLIVKDRTISFSGCAVQFFFICTFVGAESLLLAVMAYDRFVAVCNPLLYTVAMSQKRCAMLVVGSYAWGVACSLTLTCYVLKLSFHGFNTINHFFCESSSLLSLSCSDTFINQLLLFIFATFNEISTLLIILTSYVSIVVTILKMRSASGRRKAFSTCASHLTAITIFHGTVLFLYCVPNSKNSRHTVKVASVFYTVVNPMLNPLIYSLRNKEVKDAIRKVMYKKVPFHSSDLR